The Sabethes cyaneus chromosome 3, idSabCyanKW18_F2, whole genome shotgun sequence DNA window agcgacgcgtttggttgggttatcgacacatattgtgccgcttcctacatcaattgcagattaccaccgagcgagaagtttaatctaactagttttactttcaggacgacgacactatgccggcccttacgacttgcaaggtactgcacgatgcacgtgacgttgttcgtctgtcagcgtgtgttagccgcgtttctcggcgcgggttttcgagggaaatggattttgcggtctccttttgtccagcgcctctatggttcaaaggtacaagtaccagcgaaccatatgccctggcgggtgttgtgggttcgaatccggttataatctcagattatagcttggttcgacccatgcaccttctagcattggacaaaaggtaggagtcaaaatgactacttgtcaagcatagctaccaatagccCCCCTTCCTTTTCGCACTTCCCttccttcacaaaaaaaaattttttttttcatttctttccctaccgtcccttcatcaattgtagaaccatcgtttcaaaaaatattaatatatatgtatgaccacatttcaaggtcaagactaaaaaacttgagattagtccatCAAACTGAACCAGAAATCTTGTTAGGAcaagaggactttatcactctttctggcatacttcccaagcacaaatatcgaattagtataagtctaaacttcgtaaagaatcttcgacctattggaaCAAAACCGTTGCTTTTTTTCTGaacataaagtaatcgaaatcacagtaaacagatggtgtatttaacactagatataccagcattttaaatataccaatttataccaaaacaagtcaaaatgactggtggataagaaacggttggtgaacggctgaataatgtgcaacacagaccccatagtggtccttagcctcttatccagcaacttctatctccacctcctcgtggtagggtaaccaacctgttttgggccccatctgcagctgtacataatttggacacttccatttgactttgctgtaagtgtctaaattatgtacagctacagattgggtccaaaataggttgattatcctactagccggaatacgagcaaccttagtggagatgTGGTAACTaaccctggtggaaactaaggtcgtataccaacaggcaagaaggcactgtcttgtctcggcactagacggattagcgagatccggactattgagtcgtcggattattgggtgtcggattagcggggggatactgtactAGACTGCTTTGCTTTATataacactagctgacccgacaaactttgtattgccacaaattaacctgtgttgtacataaatcatgaatctcggatgatctttgtcacttctcgagttttgcaagccccccagtgggcggcgcttccgacggcgggtcaccggcaacactcgcgaccggctcgtcctgaatgatctagtgttactatagatagtttttgtggtcttgttattgattaatgttttatggaagagtctcaaatttctcgagttggattagtttttgagtttcgcaaaaatttctgttttatttgtatgagagtccatatccccctaccacaggggtgagaggtctctaactatcataaaataaattcaagactcaaaaatctcctacatgctaaatttggttccatttgcttgattagttctcgaattatgaggaaatttgtatttcatttgtgtagaagccccccctcttgaagtgtggaaggatcctaattcaccgtagaaaatatttttgcctccaaaaacctccacatgccgaatttggttctatttgcttgattagttctcgagttatggggaaatttgtattttgtttgaatgggagcccccccccccctcctaaaaaggtaagaagtcctaattcatcatgggaaaaatggttgcctccaaaaacacccacatgccaaatatggttccatttgcttgattagttctcgaattatgaggaaatttgtatttcatttgtgtagaagccccccctcttgaagtgtggaaggatcctaattcaccgtagaaaatatttttgcctccaaaaacctccacatgccgaatttggttctatttgcttgattagttctcgagttatggggaaatttgtatttcatttgtattggagcccccctcctaatgtgggaagaggtcctaatgcatcacagaaaaaattcttgcctccaaaaacaccaacacgccaaatttggttccatttgctggattagttctcgagttatgaggaaatttgtatttcgtttgtataggaccccccctcctaaagtaaggaggggtcccaattcatcattgaaaaaaaattgtctccaaaaacacacgccaaatttggttcaattcgcttgattagttctcgagttatgaggaaatttgtatttcatttgtacaggagcccctcctcttaaagtggggaggggtcctaattcaccatagaaaattttcttgctctcgaaaaccttcacatgccaaatttggttgcatttgcttgattagttctcgagttatgaggaaatttgtatggaagtcccccctcttaaaggggagaggagttataattcctcttataaagaggggaggggtctcaattcaccatagaataaattcttgtcaccaaaaaaaacacccacatgccaaatgttgttctatttgcttgattagttctcgagttaggaggaattttgtatttcatttgtacaggagccccccctcttagagtggggaggggtcctaattcaccgtagaaaattttcttgccctcgaaaaccttcacatgccaaagttggttccatttgcttgattagttctcgagttatgaggaaatttgtatggaagccccccctcttaaaggggagaggagttacaattccccttataaagagggaggggtctcaatttaccatagaataaattcttgtcaccgaaaacacccacatgccaaatttggttctatttgcttgattagttctcgagttatgaggaaatttgtatttcatttgtataggagccccccctcctaaagtggggagaggttcttattcatcatagaaaacattcttgcctccaaaaacacctacatgccaaatttggttccatttgctggattagctctcgagttataaggaaatttgtatttcgtttgtataggagcccccccctcttaaagtggggaggggtcccaattcatcatagaaaaaaattttgtcttcaaaaacacacacatgccaaatttggttccatttgcttgattagttctcgagttatgaggaaattggtatttcatttgtacaggagccccccctcttaaagtgaggaggggtcctaattcaacatagaaaattttcttgccctcgaaaaccttcacatgccaaatttggttccatttgcttgattagttctcgagttatgaggaaattcgtatggaaaccccccctcttaaagggcagaggagttataattccccttataaagaggggaggggtctcaaattgccctagaataaattcttgtcaccgaaaacacccacatgccaaatttggttctatttgcttgattagttctcgagttatgcagaaatttgtgtttcatttgtatgggagccccccctcttagtgtggggaggagtctctaaccatcactaaaacctttcctggccccaaaaacctctacaagcaaattttcacgccgattggttcagtagtttttgattctataaggaacacaggacagacagacagacagaaatccttctttataggtatagactagctgacccgacaaacttcgtattgccacaaattaacctgtattGTACATTGTCTAGTGTTAACTGTCGTCTCtgtggagcaaggcgatcacaaagaaaatgtatgggataattGGACCTTGAAACGGTTCGCTAATTTTTACTAATTAATAGCGATTAAAAAAGAatgttagaatagtaagtttatcttttatgagtcgatcggtatctaaactatGAAAATCCATTTATatttggcagagctattagcgttcaaaatctttcattcttgaATTCATtcattgaatccaaattttggattgacaccctgcggtaagacatagttctacgtcaaaaaaaacgaGGGAGTGATAAAATGAAATAGAGGAAATTTGGATTAAGATTTAGGATGAAATACGGAGGAAGGATAGAGAAAAATTATATTGAAGAAGGAGAGGCAGAAGGACAGGAATGTAAAAGGAATTTGCTGAACAAACCCAAGCTAATTGAGAATGTCCATTTGACAATTCAACTTAACTGTTGATTAATGAGATCTCAACCTCTTGTACATCTCTTTTCAGTCCGAAAATTAGTATGATACTATGTACTAGACTGCTTTGCTTTATataacactagctgacccgacaaacttcgtattgccacaaattaacctgtattgtacataaatcatgaatctttgtcacaatctcgagttttgcaagtttctgaggagttcaatcttagatgattcattttggcagttacgtaactatgaaagcatcccaggtaaccaataagcatcaccaatgctattcaaatgtaggccaataagtacttaagtcgccttaaatgctacttaaatgctattttggcaaaatatacagctactttactgataaccttcttattgtgctgacaatgctaatttacagctaattaccgacacgaagaatttgaatacaattttggatgcacccatgcagtcaaaaagctaatatacaacaacgtgcagtataaaatgccagatacgctgatttgctgcttatgttaatgcttattagttaccagtaATGGGTAgttcaatatacaaatttgcaatttttcctcgcagtaaagtagaaaataactcccctgtcccctcattgcatagccagaaagcggatagtaatattcgcaaTGATTGTActacatttcgccgaatatcatttgtgtagaagccccccctcttgaagtgtggaaggatcctaattcaccgtagaaaatatttttgcctccaaaaacctccacatgccgaatttggttctatttgcttgattagttctcgagttatggggaaatttgtattttgtttgaatgggagcccccccctcctaaaaaggtaagaagtcctaattcatcatgggaaaaatggttgcctccaaaaacactcacatgccaaatatggttccatttgcttgattagttctcgaattatgaggaaatttgtatttcatttgtgtagaagccccccctcttgaagtgtggaaggatcctaattcaccgtagaaaatatttttgcctccaaaaacctccacatgccgaatttggttctatttgcttgattagttctcgagttatggggaaatttgtatttcatttgtattggagcccccctcctaatgtgggaagaggtcctaatgcatcacagaaaaaattcttgcctccaaaaacaccaacacgccaaatttggttccatttgctggattagttctcgagttatgaggaaatttgtatttcgtttgtataggaccccccctcccaaagtaaggaggggtcccaattcatcattgaaaaaaaattgtctccaaaaacacacatgccaaatttggttcaattcgcttgattagttctcgagttatgaggaaatttgtatttcatttgtacaggagcccctcctcttaaagtggggaggggtcctaattcaccatagaaaattttcttgctctcgaaaaccttcacatgccaaatttggttgcatttgcttgattagttctcgagttatgaggaaatttgtatggaagtcccccctcttaaagggaagaggagttataattcctcttataaagaggggaggggtctcaattcaccatagaataaattcttgtcaccaaaaaaaaacacccacatgccaaatgttgttctatttgcttgattagttctcgagttaggaggaattttgtatttcatttgtacaggagccccccctcttagagtggggaggggtcctaattcaccgtagaaaattttcttgccctcgaaaaccttcacatgccaaagttggttccatttgcttgattagttctcgagttatgaggaaatttgtatggaagccccccctcttaaaggggagaggagttacaattccccttataaagagggaggggtctcaatttaccatagaataaattcttgtcaccgaaaacacccacatgccaaatttggttctatttgcttgattagttctcgagttatgaggaaatttgtatttcatttgtataggagccccccctcctaaagtggggagaggttcttattcatcatagaaaacattcttgcctccaaaaacacctacatgccaaatttggttccatttgctggattagctctcgagttataaggaaatttgtatttcgtttgtataggagcccccccctcttaaagtggggaggggtcccaattcatcatagaaaaaaattttgtcttcaaaaacacacacatgccaaatttggttccatttgcttgattagttctcgagttatgaggaaattggtatttcatttgtacaggagccccccctcttaaagtgaggaggggtcctaattcaacatagaaaattttcttgccctcgaaaaccttcacatgccaaatttggttccatttgcttgattagttctcgagttatgaggaaattcgtatggaaaccccccctcttaaagggcagaggagttataattccccttataaagaggggaggggtctcaaattgccctagaataaattcttgtcaccgaaaacacccacatgccaaatttggttctatttgcttgattagttctcgagttatgcagaaatttgtgtttcatttgtatgggagccccccctcttagtgtggggaggagtctctaaccatcactaaaacctttcctggccccaaaaacctctacatgcaaattttcacgccgattggttcagtagtttttgattctataaggaacacaggacagacagacagacagacagaaatccttctttataggtatagactagctgacccgacaaacttcgtattgccacaaattaacctgtattGTACATTGTCTAGTGTTAACTGTCGTCTCtgtggagcaaggcgatcacaaagaaaatgtatgggataattGGACCTTGAAACGGTTCGCTAATTTTTACTAATTAATAGCGATTAAAAAAGAatgttagaatagtaagtttatcttttatgagtcgatcggtatctaaactatGAAAATCCATTTATatttggcagagctattagcgttcaaaatctttcattcttgaATTCATtcattgaatccaaattttggattgacaccctgcggtaagacatagttctacgtcaaaaaaaacgaGGGAGTGATAAAATGAAATAGAGGAAATTTGGATTAAGATTTAGGATGAAATACGGAGGAAGGATAGAGAAAAATTATATTGAAGAAGGAGAGGCAGAAGGACAGGAATGTAAAAGGAATTTGCTGAACAAACCCAAGCTAATTGAGAATGTCCATTTGACAATTCAACTTAACTGTTGATTAATGAGATCTCAACTTCTTGTACATCTCTTTTCAGTCCGAAAATTAGTATGATACTATGTACTAGACTGCTTTGCTTTATataacactagctgacccgacaaacttcgtattgccacaaattaacctgtattgtacataaatcatgaatctttgtcacaatctcgagttttgcaagtttctgaggagttcaatcttagatgattcattttggcagttacgtaactatgaaagcatcccaggtaaccaataagcatcaccaatgctattcaaatgtaggccaataagtacttaagtcgccttaaatgctacttaaatgctattttggcaaaatatacagctactttactgataaccttcttattgtgctgacaatgctaatttacagctaattaccgacacgaagaatttgaatacaattttggatgcacctatgcagtcaaaaagctaatatacaacaacgtgcagtataaaatgccagatacgctgatttgctgcttatgttaatgcttattagttaccagtaATGGGTAgttcaatatacaaatttgcaatttttcctcgcagtaaagtagaaaataactcccctgtcccctcattgcatagccagaaagcggatagtaatattcgcaatgattgtacaacatttcgccgaatatcattttgcgaaaaaccttctgcggaatgtaccattacACGGaatacttttttgtggaaagtaccatttcgcgatcctctccttactcgctgtcgctcgttccagcaaacccaggtagacataggaaaagaaataaacctagacagtagtgatttctgcggggattTGCCTCCCCCgcagttcgattagtttttgagtttcgcaaaaatttctgttttatttgtatgagagtccatatccccctaacacaggggtgagaggtctctaactataaaataaattcaagactcaaaaatctcccacatgccaaatttggttccatttgcttgattagtactcaagttataaggaaatttgtatttcatttgtatgggaaccccctctCTTAAGAGGCGAAgtggtcgtaattcaccatagaaaaaatttctgacatctaaaactcccacatgccaaatttggttccatttgcttgattagttctcgagataagaggaaatttgcatttcatttgtatggaagcccaccctcttaaaggggagatggatcataactcgctttctaaagaggagattcaattcaccatagaaaaaaatcttgcctccaaaaccacttacatgtcaaatttggtttcattggattgattaattctcgagttatgagaaaatttgtttttcatttgtataggagccccccctttaatgtggggaggggtcctaattcaccatagaaaatattcttgtctaaaaaaacacccacatgttgaatttggttccatttgcttgattagttctagagttatgagggaatttgtatttcgtttgtatgggagccccccctcctaaaaaggtaaggggtcctaattcatcagaAAAAAtggttacctccaaaaacacccacctgccaaatatggttccatttgcttgattagttctcgaattatgagaaaatttgtttcatttatgtagaagccccccctcttagaaaatatttttgcctccaaaaacctccacatgccaaatttggttctatttgcttgattagttctcgagttatgaggaaatttgtgtttcatttgtataggagccccctcctcctaaagtggggaggggtcataattcatcatagaaaaaattcttgcctccaaaaacacctacatgccaaatttggttccatttgcttgattagttctcgagttatgaggaaaattgtatttcgtttgtgtaggagcccccctcttaaagtgggaaggggtcctaattcaccatagaaaatattcttgccctcgaaaactttcacatgccaaattttgttccatttgcttgattagttctcgagttatgaggaaatttgtagcttatttgtataggagcccctcctcctgaagtggggaggggtcccaattcatcatagaaaaaatttttgtctccaaaaacacccacatgccaaatttggttccatttgcttgaatagttctcgagttatgagcaaatttgtttttcatttgaacaggagccccccgtcttaaagtggggaggggtcctaattcaccgtagaaaatattcttgccctcggaaaccttcacatgccaaatttggttccacttgcttgattagttctcgagttatgaggaaatttctatttcatttgtatgtaaGCCCCGCCCCCTTTTATAGGGGAGAGGTGTCGTAATTcctcttctaaagaggggaggggtctcaatttaccatagaataaattcttgtcaccaaaaacacccacataccaaattttgttctatttgcttgattagttctcgagttatgctccccctcttagtggggggaggggtctctaaccatcactaaaacctttcctggcctcgaaaacctctacatgcaaattttcactccgattggttcagtagtttttgattttataaggaacaacccgacagacagacagaaatccatttttatatataagattgttTATTTTTAGGATTGGAAACTGGTTAATTCAGTAGCAGCAACGGAACGAATTAAATTGTGGAATCATTTTAATACAGTACTCGACCAAGATAGTGTAAAAAACGAGTTTTTTCGTAAGGTAAATCGCCGTAATCCACCATTTCGCATAAAGCAGAAAGCGAAAAGGCGTGATCACATTGAAATACCATCTATGATTGAACACCATTATAGAAACCCTCCAATTTTATTGCCTTCTATGCGTGAAATTTTGCGCACTAAAGGTATTAGTCAGGGCGGAGAGCACTCTTTACCATTTTGCGATGATTCACATATTTTAATGATGATTGATGCAGAATTAAAAGATATTGGTGAAGCAGataataaaattaacaaaattgatCAAAACGTAGATCAATCTTTTAAAGAAGAAGAGAGAATTACTGAAGAGCAAATTGAAATAACTAATAAAGAAACTGCTTCAACTGTAAGAATATGTGGCAAAAAACACAAAACGTCACCGAAGAAAATATTTTCCTCTAAATCAATGAAATTAGAGGAAGACAACGCAAGTTTGGACATGTTTaattcaaaattatttgaaaatgaGTCGATAGAGTGGAAGAAGACGAAGAAGATGGATTCTAATCAAGCTGTCATTAATGAGACTATTCCGCGAAAAGGTAAGATAGGTCTATGCAAAATATCATGAAAATGTTTGTGTTTTACTAAAGTTATTTACAGTAAATGAAATAATTGATTGCTTTGATGATTCGTTTGTCAAAATGCTCGCATATCAACGATTGCAGCAAATTTTGATGGTGGGCACCAACACAGAAAAACATCCACAATGCATCATGAAGACAACGGTTCAGCAAATAGCTAAGGCGGAAGTAAAATCTATGCCACTACCAAGTCAGCTTCTAACGAAAGATGACATTGAAAGGATTGCAAAAGAATTCACAAGTCCCAAAAGGGAGAGCGACATTGTGATTAATCAATTCAATGACCTCGATGCTGCGCCAATAAGAACAAATATAAAAAAGGAGCCTGTTGGTAATGAGTTTCTATCCGACCGTGAAAAACTAAGTTCGTTATCAAAAAATGTGATAGAATTTGTTACTCACTTGGAGATACGGACTCGTGCTGTAATAACTCCGATTGATATTGAAATTACTGGAAATAACTGGTTTGAAAGGCAAGAACTTTCGCGCTCTGTTTATATGCGCTATCGATCCTTGTCAATTGGCACTGGACAAGGAAATGATGTTCAACTAACAAAGTATGGCAATTGCCAATGTATTTCAGAAAAGCATGCTATTATATTTTATGATGAGGTAAGTCCTTTCGTTTGCTGTAAATATTTTGGTGTTTAAACGTGTCTTGTAATCTATTAGGTAACTAGAATGTacgaattaattaattattctGAGTTTGGCACGGTGGTTAACGGGCAGTACTACTCATGCGATTTTACGAATTACGTCAAGCACAAGGAATACTCCACAGACAATAGTCAGCAGCACTCaggtggaaaaaaatctaaaaaagacGAAAGCGATGATTTCAACAAAGATCGTAAATTTGATAAGCGAAAGCTTCGAGAAGAAATAAACAATCTAATTGATATATCCCGAAAATGCAACCGTAACCGAAATGGTAACATTCCGAATATTCGGTAAGTCACATATATaccttaaaatcagttcttgtttttttaaaaaaagatttatTGATTGACAGAATGGCAAACATTGTTCAACCGAATTGTAAATGTTCTGATATGGACCGGAAGAATTGTGGGTGGGAAGGAACAGCTTTGCTCTACAACGggacatttttaaaatttggttGTCTGTCATTTGTGTTCACTATCACTGAATACGATTGCATTGCTGAAGAGTTTGATGAAGCGGATAACCAATCGGATGATGATATGTAAGATTCGGATATTCAGTGTTTCCTTATCAATATATTATGCTAtaagaaaaatataaatttattgCAACCAAAACAATCTTCTTTACTTATATAGCGAATTCACACATTAACCTGAATCCTGAATTCGTGCTAACTGCTAACTCTAACCCGTACTTTATGAACGATACGcacagtttgacagatcgatttGTAAATCAATgctattgtaccttgcagcaattttacgagtcctacgcaaattcgttttttaataataattatcctgtacttactaaatgtatgtatgtatgtatgtatggggttagccaccatcaccttaatggtttcccattgtatgcaagtagaattactgcagaatcgaatttatctacccagcaattttcatgtcaatgctgttcgtgaaggaccaaaaggggttgggtggatctataagcaatgtcgcttatatgattccacgggaatataagacactccttccagcatagaccttcggtttctagatacataacttcgccgtgcaaacttatcttgcgtgatgatttgtgtgctagaagggcgcgtcaaaatcctctccgaccttatatgacttgggctggttaccacatccctcatccagtctttgattcattcgataccctgatgctcccttcCCTCCCTTTTAAGAatgtatatgtaaatgtattaaataatgagtaatatgaatatacaatatatatatatggaaTATCTAGTATAGTGGCACTTGTTTATGTATCGCAGTCATATACTAattaataaactatattttaaaagtaCATTCAATTGTATAAAATTGTACACTGTATTATTAACCGAGTCAGCCTCCCGATGGGCCAGCTAAGTCTGCGCTCTGCGACTGTGTAAGGTTTAAAACGGACAGCACACAAGAAAGACATCGCCACACATCAGTCCAGCCTAAAAAACAAACAGCGAAACAACTACTTATCTAAGCACTCGTTGGAACGTTCTCTGTCCACTCTACAGATCAGATCTTACTTCTTACACATGGGAAGCATGGTACCCGTACACTATGTGCAGCATTATTTCACATCTACTACTTCACGTCGACCCGTACAGACTGTTTGCTTGATAGTCTCTTA harbors:
- the LOC128741935 gene encoding PHD finger protein 12; protein product: MSKNTIQYDLNTSVGLMPLIQSLIKPPDSNEPCSKIVLKKSSHSYYKKPGRGHNNDCCDSCGEGGDLICCDRCPSSFHLGCHDPPLDERNIPYGLWVCHTCKMRDSALPIRHTKIDSRAPSKLEQQSDYENPLECSQSFKNKMMRVRSNSCKNSLQAAINFEKFTCKEDMSEACQQELNDIWKLSPMDQLIRAARILNPRQFELPRELKVHFPFPGTEKVDGPLKTNGNGRKGSRGKKVYELDSQGLVPLPAKTCNVCGRSCRKAPLIACDYCDSFYHQDCLDPPLTALPTAMWMCPNHVEQFIDWKLVNSVAATERIKLWNHFNTVLDQDSVKNEFFRKVNRRNPPFRIKQKAKRRDHIEIPSMIEHHYRNPPILLPSMREILRTKGISQGGEHSLPFCDDSHILMMIDAELKDIGEADNKINKIDQNVDQSFKEEERITEEQIEITNKETASTVRICGKKHKTSPKKIFSSKSMKLEEDNASLDMFNSKLFENESIEWKKTKKMDSNQAVINETIPRKVNEIIDCFDDSFVKMLAYQRLQQILMVGTNTEKHPQCIMKTTVQQIAKAEVKSMPLPSQLLTKDDIERIAKEFTSPKRESDIVINQFNDLDAAPIRTNIKKEPVGNEFLSDREKLSSLSKNVIEFVTHLEIRTRAVITPIDIEITGNNWFERQELSRSVYMRYRSLSIGTGQGNDVQLTKYGNCQCISEKHAIIFYDEVTRMYELINYSEFGTVVNGQYYSCDFTNYVKHKEYSTDNSQQHSGGKKSKKDESDDFNKDRKFDKRKLREEINNLIDISRKCNRNRNGNIPNIRMANIVQPNCKCSDMDRKNCGWEGTALLYNGTFLKFGCLSFVFTITEYDCIAEEFDEADNQSDDDM